A portion of the Coturnix japonica isolate 7356 chromosome 4, Coturnix japonica 2.1, whole genome shotgun sequence genome contains these proteins:
- the KDM3A gene encoding lysine-specific demethylase 3A isoform X2, protein MVLRLEGSWSLLVGKRFLSLVGEDDGPWDTERVAEWPWQAGRIRAVSHTDISKPDLKICVEFDDESWEKRRWIEVYSPRMKVFLVEQKLVLAERRSHGGSISPVQWPAMTYKSLVDKAGLGPMVSIRYLGEEKCVFLSKDLLTPIQDVESSRLPLKDDQTVNEEIQALVKKHLDETRLVQGGKNIIGSKIRIYSLDPSTQWFTAVVVNGNPATRTLEVNCQEIPALKTLDPELIHVEIIYDNNGKCDKSKRIGGVKRKPSENSGSVDAKHTKSSPEVSQSQGHVHSVPTVFGEALLGCTPANKDQRHQGLPLPANSPPNLGAETPQGTCRRSVPEVHPSCLNAGTKPLKENLTLFPKVTYIPKEQTQNVNDQNGKYTSLISSRSSSLSDSTNGKETSPKNISEPLLKPATNFPKECISAKPLQHLNSSIAIPRVNSSDLQRTLDCRPSTSDAHLLPFTEAGAKSHVGCNSQKGNKVDEHADMEFFIRRNENESFWSGSTKIQDNVIVRKSILADASKVKKLQQSGEAFVQDGSCNNIAPHLHKCRECRLDSYRKNKGEKDSTVFCRFFHFRRLQFNKHGILREEGFLTPNKYDPEAISLWLPLAKNVVGLDLDTAKYILANIGDHFCQLVISEKEVMSTIEPHRQVAWKRAVRGVREMCDVCDTTIFNLHWVCSKCGFGVCVDCYRMRKKGICEDDDSDTFSWFKCVKGQEHEPENLMPTQIIPGRALYDVGDIVHSVRTKWGIKANCPCANKQFKALSKPTLKEDSKQNLVPGERTSLQQNNLVLSPQVPPHDPPVKPAAGSKQTASVNISPSLSWLSNITSGNVNKENKEKLLVPISKNENKPLQTLPSLAKPTAALQTFNSAILTPVSNNNTGFLRNLLNSSGGKTDNGLKSTPKILDDIFASLVQNRTVTDMPKKPQGLTIKPTIMGFDTPHYWLCDNRLLCLQDPNNESNWNVFRECWKQGQPVMVSGVHHKLNADLWRPESFRKEFGQQEVDLVNCRTNEIITGATVGDFWDGFEDISSRLRTEEGEPMVLKLKDWPPGEDFRDMMPSRFDDLMKNIPLPEYTRRGGKLNLASRLPNYFVRPDLGPKMYNAYGLITPEDRKYGTTNLHLDVSDAANVMVYVGIPKGQADQEEVLKTIQDGDSDELTIKRFTESREKPGALWHIYAAKDTEKIREFLKKVAEEQGQENPVDHDPIHDQSWYLDRSLRKRLHQEYGVQGWAIVQFLGDVVFIPAGAPHQVHNLYSCIKVAEDFVSPEHVKHCFWLTQEFRYLSHTHTNHEDKLQVKNVIYHAVKDAVGILRANESSLSRS, encoded by the exons ATGGTCCTGAGGCTCGAGGGGAGCTGGTCGCTGCTGGTTGGGAAGCGATTCCTGAGCCTGGTCGGGGAAGACGACGGGCCGTGGGACACGGAACGCGTGGCGGAATGGCCGTGGCAGGCGGGCAGGATCCGGGCTGTCTCCCACACTGATATCTCCAAACCGGACCTGAAG ATTTGTGTAGAATTTGATGATGAGTcatgggaaaaaagaagatggatAGAAGTCTACAGCCCCAGAATGAAAGTATTCCTCGTGGAGCAAAAGCTGGTATTGGCAGAAAGAAGATCTCATGGTGGTTCTATATCACCTGTCCAGTGGCCTGCAATG ACTTACAAATCCTTAGTGGACAAAGCTGGTTTGGGACCAATGGTTTCAATACGCTACCTTGGTgaagagaaatgtgtttttctttctaaagaccTTTTGACGCCCATTCAG GATGTGGAAAGTTCCAGGCTTCCTCTGAAGGATGATCAAACTGTCAATGAAGAAATTCAAGCTTTAGTTAAGAAACACCTGGATGAAACACGCTTGGTTCAAG gtggaaaaaatataattgGTTCAAAAATTAGAATTTATAGCCTGGATCCATCTACCCAGTGGTTCACAGCAGTTGTTGTAAATGGTAACCCTGCTACAAGAACTCTAGAAGTCAACTGTCAGGAG ATTCCAGCTTTAAAAACTCTTGATCCGGAGTTAATTCATGTGGAAATAATATATGACAATAATGGAAAATGTG ATAAATCCAAGAGAATTGGGGGTGTGAAAAGGAAACCATCAGAAAATAGTGGAAGCGTTGATGCCAAACACACAAAGTCTTCTCCTGAG GTTTCTCAGAGCCAGGGACATGTGCACTCAGTACCAACTGTGTTTGGTGAAGCATTGCTGGGTTGTACTCCTGCTAATAAAGACCAAAGGCATCAAGGCTTGCCCCTGCCAGCTAACTCTCCTCCCAATCTTGGTGCAGAAACTCCTCAGGG CACGTGTAGACGAAGTGTACCAGAAGTCCATCCTTCTTGTCTTAATGCTGGAACAAAACCATTGAAGGAAAATCTGACGCTCTTTCCTAAAGTGACATATATACctaaagaacaaacacaaaatgttaACGATCAAAATGGTAAATATACCTCTCTGATATCTTCGAGATCTTCATCTTTGAGTGATTCAActaatggaaaagaaaccagCCCCAAAAATATAAGCGAACCTCTTCTGAAGCCTGCAACAAACTTTCCAAAAGAGTGTATTTCTGCAAAACCATTGCAACATCTTAACTCTTCCATAGCAATACCAAGAGTCAATAGCTCTGATCTACAGAGGACTTTAGATTGTAGGCCCTCAACATCAGATGCTCACCTTCTCCCTTTTACTGAGGCTGGAGCTAAATCACATGTTGGTTGTAACAgccaaaaaggaaacaaggtgGATGAACATGCAGACATGGAGTTTTTTATTAGGAGAAATGAAAACGAAAGCTTTTGGAGTGGGAGTACCAAGATCCAGGATAATG TAATAGTTCGCAAGTCCATTTTAGCAGACGCTTCTAAAGtgaagaagctgcagcagagtGGAGAAGCATTTGTACAGGATGGGTCCTGCAATAACATTGCACCTCACTTGCATAAATGCAGGGAATGCCGCTTGGACAGCTATCGAAAGAACAAAGGCGAGAAGGATTCCACTGTCTTTTGTCGATTCTTTCACTTTAGAAG GCTGCAGTTCAATAAGCATGGGATACTGCGTGAGGAAGGCTTCTTAACTCCCAATAAGTATGACCCTGAGGCTATCAGCTTGTGGCTGCCTTTAGCCAAGAATGTTGTAGGCCTGGATCTGGACACAGCGAAGTATATCCTGGCCAACATCGGAGACCACTTTTGTCAGCTGGTAATATCTGAAAAGGAAGTTATGTCTACAATTGAACCACACA GACAAGTAGCCTGGAAACGTGCAGTTCGTGGAGTTCGAGAGATGTGTGATGTGTGTGACACCACAATCTTCAACCTTCACTGGGTCTGCTCTAAGTGCGGCTTTGGCGTGTGTGTCGATTGCTAcaggatgaggaaaaaaggCATCTGTGAAG ATGATGACTCGGATACTTTCTCATGGTTTAAATGCGTGAAGGGGCAGGAGCACGAACCAGAGAATCTAATGCCTACACAAATAATTCCTGGAAGAG ctctctATGATGTCGGTGACATTGTTCACTCTGTAAGAACAAAATGGGGAATAAAGGCAAACTGCCCCTGTGCAAATAAGCAGTTCAAGGCGCTGTCAAAGCCAACTCTAAAGGAGGATTCAAAACAG aaccTGGTACCTGGAGAGAGGACCAGCCTTCAGCAAAACAACTTAGTCCTGAGCCCACAGGTCCCTCCGCACGATCCTCCTGTCAAACCAGCAGCTGGGAGTAAACAAACTGCTTCAGTAAATATTTCTCCTTCGTTAAGTTGGCTGTCAAATATAACAAGTGGAAACgtgaataaagaaaacaaag AGAAACTCCTCGTGCCCATTTCCAAGAATGAGAACAAACCTCTTCAGACACTCCCTAGCTTAGCTAAGCctactgcagccctgcagacatTCAACAGTGCAATACTAACGCCTGTGAGCAACAACAACACAGGTTTCCTGCGGAATCTCCTAAATTCTTCTGGAGGAAAG ACAGACAATGGACTCAAGAGCACACCCAAAATCCTTGACGACATTTTTGCTTCCCTGGTGCAAAACAGAACCGTTACAGACATGCCTAAGAAGCCACAAGGACTGACTATAAAGCCTACAATAATGGGCTTTGATACACCTCACTACTGGTTATGTGATAACCGCTTACTGTGTCTTCAAGATCCCAACAATGAAAGTAATTGGAACGTCTTCAGAGAGTgctggaagcagggacag CCCGTAATGGTGTCAGGAGTACATCACAAATTAAACGCAGACCTCTGGAGACCTGAGTCCTTCAGGAAAGAGTTTGGCCAACAGGAAGTAGACCTGGTTAACTGCAGGACCAATGAAATCATCACTGGCGCTACTGTGGGGGATTTCTGGGATGGGTTTGAAGATATTTCAA GTCGCCTGAGAACAGAAGAAGGAGAGCCAATGGTGTTGAAGCTTAAAGATTGGCCTCCGGGAGAAGATTTCAGAGATATGATGCCTTCTCG GTTTGATgatttgatgaaaaatattcCACTGCCAGAGTACACGAGGAGAGGTGGAAAGCTCAACCTTGCCTCTCGACTTCCCAACTACTTTGTACGACCAGATTTGGGCCCTAAGATGTACAATGCCTATG gcttaaTAACACCGGAAGATAGGAAATACGGCACAACAAATCTCCACTTGGATGTGTCTGATGCAGCTAACGTTATGGTGTATGTGGGGATCCCCAAAGGCCAGGCTGATCAAGAAGAAG TACTGAAGACCATACAAGATGGTGATTCTGATGAGCTGACAATTAAACGTTTTACTGAAAGTCGAGAGAAACCCGGAGCTCTGTGGCACATCTATGCTGCTAAGGATACAGAGAAGATCCGGGAGTTCCTTAAAAAG GTTGCTGAAGAACAAGGTCAAGAAAATCCTGTAGATCACGATCCCATTCACGATCAAAGTTGGTACTTGGACCGATCTCTAAGAAAACGCCTTCACCAGGAGTATGGAGTTCAAGGCTGGGCTATTGTACAGTTTCTAGGAGATGTAGTTTTCATTCCAGCAGGAGCTCCGCACCAG GTTCATAATTTGTACAGTTGTATTAAAGTTGCAGAAGACTTTGTATCCCCAGAGCACGTCAAGCATTGCTTCTGGCTCACTCAGGAATTTAGATATCTGTCACATACGCATACAAACCACGAAGATAAATTGCAG GTGAAGAATGTCATATACCACGCTGTTAAAGATGCAGTCGGGATATTGAGAGCTAACGAATCCAGCCTTAGCAGATCATAA
- the KDM3A gene encoding lysine-specific demethylase 3A isoform X1 has product MVLRLEGSWSLLVGKRFLSLVGEDDGPWDTERVAEWPWQAGRIRAVSHTDISKPDLKICVEFDDESWEKRRWIEVYSPRMKVFLVEQKLVLAERRSHGGSISPVQWPAMTYKSLVDKAGLGPMVSIRYLGEEKCVFLSKDLLTPIQDVESSRLPLKDDQTVNEEIQALVKKHLDETRLVQGGKNIIGSKIRIYSLDPSTQWFTAVVVNGNPATRTLEVNCQEIPALKTLDPELIHVEIIYDNNGKCDKSKRIGGVKRKPSENSGSVDAKHTKSSPEVSQSQGHVHSVPTVFGEALLGCTPANKDQRHQGLPLPANSPPNLGAETPQGTCRRSVPEVHPSCLNAGTKPLKENLTLFPKVTYIPKEQTQNVNDQNGKYTSLISSRSSSLSDSTNGKETSPKNISEPLLKPATNFPKECISAKPLQHLNSSIAIPRVNSSDLQRTLDCRPSTSDAHLLPFTEAGAKSHVGCNSQKGNKVDEHADMEFFIRRNENESFWSGSTKIQDNVIVRKSILADASKVKKLQQSGEAFVQDGSCNNIAPHLHKCRECRLDSYRKNKGEKDSTVFCRFFHFRRLQFNKHGILREEGFLTPNKYDPEAISLWLPLAKNVVGLDLDTAKYILANIGDHFCQLVISEKEVMSTIEPHRQVAWKRAVRGVREMCDVCDTTIFNLHWVCSKCGFGVCVDCYRMRKKGICEDDDSDTFSWFKCVKGQEHEPENLMPTQIIPGRALYDVGDIVHSVRTKWGIKANCPCANKQFKALSKPTLKEDSKQNLVPGERTSLQQNNLVLSPQVPPHDPPVKPAAGSKQTASVNISPSLSWLSNITSGNVNKENKEKLLVPISKNENKPLQTLPSLAKPTAALQTFNSAILTPVSNNNTGFLRNLLNSSGGKTDNGLKSTPKILDDIFASLVQNRTVTDMPKKPQGLTIKPTIMGFDTPHYWLCDNRLLCLQDPNNESNWNVFRECWKQGQPVMVSGVHHKLNADLWRPESFRKEFGQQEVDLVNCRTNEIITGATVGDFWDGFEDISSRLRTEEGEPMVLKLKDWPPGEDFRDMMPSRFDDLMKNIPLPEYTRRGGKLNLASRLPNYFVRPDLGPKMYNAYGLITPEDRKYGTTNLHLDVSDAANVMVYVGIPKGQADQEEEVLKTIQDGDSDELTIKRFTESREKPGALWHIYAAKDTEKIREFLKKVAEEQGQENPVDHDPIHDQSWYLDRSLRKRLHQEYGVQGWAIVQFLGDVVFIPAGAPHQVHNLYSCIKVAEDFVSPEHVKHCFWLTQEFRYLSHTHTNHEDKLQVKNVIYHAVKDAVGILRANESSLSRS; this is encoded by the exons ATGGTCCTGAGGCTCGAGGGGAGCTGGTCGCTGCTGGTTGGGAAGCGATTCCTGAGCCTGGTCGGGGAAGACGACGGGCCGTGGGACACGGAACGCGTGGCGGAATGGCCGTGGCAGGCGGGCAGGATCCGGGCTGTCTCCCACACTGATATCTCCAAACCGGACCTGAAG ATTTGTGTAGAATTTGATGATGAGTcatgggaaaaaagaagatggatAGAAGTCTACAGCCCCAGAATGAAAGTATTCCTCGTGGAGCAAAAGCTGGTATTGGCAGAAAGAAGATCTCATGGTGGTTCTATATCACCTGTCCAGTGGCCTGCAATG ACTTACAAATCCTTAGTGGACAAAGCTGGTTTGGGACCAATGGTTTCAATACGCTACCTTGGTgaagagaaatgtgtttttctttctaaagaccTTTTGACGCCCATTCAG GATGTGGAAAGTTCCAGGCTTCCTCTGAAGGATGATCAAACTGTCAATGAAGAAATTCAAGCTTTAGTTAAGAAACACCTGGATGAAACACGCTTGGTTCAAG gtggaaaaaatataattgGTTCAAAAATTAGAATTTATAGCCTGGATCCATCTACCCAGTGGTTCACAGCAGTTGTTGTAAATGGTAACCCTGCTACAAGAACTCTAGAAGTCAACTGTCAGGAG ATTCCAGCTTTAAAAACTCTTGATCCGGAGTTAATTCATGTGGAAATAATATATGACAATAATGGAAAATGTG ATAAATCCAAGAGAATTGGGGGTGTGAAAAGGAAACCATCAGAAAATAGTGGAAGCGTTGATGCCAAACACACAAAGTCTTCTCCTGAG GTTTCTCAGAGCCAGGGACATGTGCACTCAGTACCAACTGTGTTTGGTGAAGCATTGCTGGGTTGTACTCCTGCTAATAAAGACCAAAGGCATCAAGGCTTGCCCCTGCCAGCTAACTCTCCTCCCAATCTTGGTGCAGAAACTCCTCAGGG CACGTGTAGACGAAGTGTACCAGAAGTCCATCCTTCTTGTCTTAATGCTGGAACAAAACCATTGAAGGAAAATCTGACGCTCTTTCCTAAAGTGACATATATACctaaagaacaaacacaaaatgttaACGATCAAAATGGTAAATATACCTCTCTGATATCTTCGAGATCTTCATCTTTGAGTGATTCAActaatggaaaagaaaccagCCCCAAAAATATAAGCGAACCTCTTCTGAAGCCTGCAACAAACTTTCCAAAAGAGTGTATTTCTGCAAAACCATTGCAACATCTTAACTCTTCCATAGCAATACCAAGAGTCAATAGCTCTGATCTACAGAGGACTTTAGATTGTAGGCCCTCAACATCAGATGCTCACCTTCTCCCTTTTACTGAGGCTGGAGCTAAATCACATGTTGGTTGTAACAgccaaaaaggaaacaaggtgGATGAACATGCAGACATGGAGTTTTTTATTAGGAGAAATGAAAACGAAAGCTTTTGGAGTGGGAGTACCAAGATCCAGGATAATG TAATAGTTCGCAAGTCCATTTTAGCAGACGCTTCTAAAGtgaagaagctgcagcagagtGGAGAAGCATTTGTACAGGATGGGTCCTGCAATAACATTGCACCTCACTTGCATAAATGCAGGGAATGCCGCTTGGACAGCTATCGAAAGAACAAAGGCGAGAAGGATTCCACTGTCTTTTGTCGATTCTTTCACTTTAGAAG GCTGCAGTTCAATAAGCATGGGATACTGCGTGAGGAAGGCTTCTTAACTCCCAATAAGTATGACCCTGAGGCTATCAGCTTGTGGCTGCCTTTAGCCAAGAATGTTGTAGGCCTGGATCTGGACACAGCGAAGTATATCCTGGCCAACATCGGAGACCACTTTTGTCAGCTGGTAATATCTGAAAAGGAAGTTATGTCTACAATTGAACCACACA GACAAGTAGCCTGGAAACGTGCAGTTCGTGGAGTTCGAGAGATGTGTGATGTGTGTGACACCACAATCTTCAACCTTCACTGGGTCTGCTCTAAGTGCGGCTTTGGCGTGTGTGTCGATTGCTAcaggatgaggaaaaaaggCATCTGTGAAG ATGATGACTCGGATACTTTCTCATGGTTTAAATGCGTGAAGGGGCAGGAGCACGAACCAGAGAATCTAATGCCTACACAAATAATTCCTGGAAGAG ctctctATGATGTCGGTGACATTGTTCACTCTGTAAGAACAAAATGGGGAATAAAGGCAAACTGCCCCTGTGCAAATAAGCAGTTCAAGGCGCTGTCAAAGCCAACTCTAAAGGAGGATTCAAAACAG aaccTGGTACCTGGAGAGAGGACCAGCCTTCAGCAAAACAACTTAGTCCTGAGCCCACAGGTCCCTCCGCACGATCCTCCTGTCAAACCAGCAGCTGGGAGTAAACAAACTGCTTCAGTAAATATTTCTCCTTCGTTAAGTTGGCTGTCAAATATAACAAGTGGAAACgtgaataaagaaaacaaag AGAAACTCCTCGTGCCCATTTCCAAGAATGAGAACAAACCTCTTCAGACACTCCCTAGCTTAGCTAAGCctactgcagccctgcagacatTCAACAGTGCAATACTAACGCCTGTGAGCAACAACAACACAGGTTTCCTGCGGAATCTCCTAAATTCTTCTGGAGGAAAG ACAGACAATGGACTCAAGAGCACACCCAAAATCCTTGACGACATTTTTGCTTCCCTGGTGCAAAACAGAACCGTTACAGACATGCCTAAGAAGCCACAAGGACTGACTATAAAGCCTACAATAATGGGCTTTGATACACCTCACTACTGGTTATGTGATAACCGCTTACTGTGTCTTCAAGATCCCAACAATGAAAGTAATTGGAACGTCTTCAGAGAGTgctggaagcagggacag CCCGTAATGGTGTCAGGAGTACATCACAAATTAAACGCAGACCTCTGGAGACCTGAGTCCTTCAGGAAAGAGTTTGGCCAACAGGAAGTAGACCTGGTTAACTGCAGGACCAATGAAATCATCACTGGCGCTACTGTGGGGGATTTCTGGGATGGGTTTGAAGATATTTCAA GTCGCCTGAGAACAGAAGAAGGAGAGCCAATGGTGTTGAAGCTTAAAGATTGGCCTCCGGGAGAAGATTTCAGAGATATGATGCCTTCTCG GTTTGATgatttgatgaaaaatattcCACTGCCAGAGTACACGAGGAGAGGTGGAAAGCTCAACCTTGCCTCTCGACTTCCCAACTACTTTGTACGACCAGATTTGGGCCCTAAGATGTACAATGCCTATG gcttaaTAACACCGGAAGATAGGAAATACGGCACAACAAATCTCCACTTGGATGTGTCTGATGCAGCTAACGTTATGGTGTATGTGGGGATCCCCAAAGGCCAGGCTGATCAAGAAGAAG AAGTACTGAAGACCATACAAGATGGTGATTCTGATGAGCTGACAATTAAACGTTTTACTGAAAGTCGAGAGAAACCCGGAGCTCTGTGGCACATCTATGCTGCTAAGGATACAGAGAAGATCCGGGAGTTCCTTAAAAAG GTTGCTGAAGAACAAGGTCAAGAAAATCCTGTAGATCACGATCCCATTCACGATCAAAGTTGGTACTTGGACCGATCTCTAAGAAAACGCCTTCACCAGGAGTATGGAGTTCAAGGCTGGGCTATTGTACAGTTTCTAGGAGATGTAGTTTTCATTCCAGCAGGAGCTCCGCACCAG GTTCATAATTTGTACAGTTGTATTAAAGTTGCAGAAGACTTTGTATCCCCAGAGCACGTCAAGCATTGCTTCTGGCTCACTCAGGAATTTAGATATCTGTCACATACGCATACAAACCACGAAGATAAATTGCAG GTGAAGAATGTCATATACCACGCTGTTAAAGATGCAGTCGGGATATTGAGAGCTAACGAATCCAGCCTTAGCAGATCATAA
- the LOC107313922 gene encoding charged multivesicular body protein 3 isoform X2: MGLFGKTPEKPPKELVNEWSLKIRKEMRVIDRQIRDIQREEEKVKRSIKDAAKKGQKDVCVILAKELIRSRKAVSKLYASKAHMNSVLMGMKNQLAVLRVAGSLQKSTEVMKAMQSLVKIPEIQATMRELSKEMMKAGIIEEMLEDTFESMEDEEEMEEEAEMEIDKILFEITAGALGKAPSKVTDALPEPEPMGAAAADDEEEDIEAMQSRLATLRS, translated from the exons ATGGGGCTGTTCGGGAAGACCCCCGAGAAGCCGCCCAAGGAGCTG GTGAACGAATGGTCCTTGAAGataaggaaggaaatgagagtCATTGACAGACAGATCAGag ATAttcagagagaagaggagaaggtGAAACGGTCCATAAAGGATGCTGCCAAAAAGGGGCAGAAGGACGTGTGTGTGATCCTGGCCAAGGAACTGATCCGCTCTAGGAAGGCTGTGAGCAAACTCTACGCCTCCAAAGCTCACATGAACTCCGTTCTCATGGGGATGAAGAACCAGCTTG CTGTCCTGAGAGTAGCAGGTTCGTTGCAGAAGAGCACAGAAGTGATGAAAGCTATGCAGAGTTTAGTGAAAATCCCTGAAATCCAGGCGACCATGAGAGAATTATCCAAAGAGATGATGAAG GCTGGTATCATAGAGGAGATGCTGGAGGACACCTTTGAAAGCatggaggatgaggaggaaatggaggaggaagcagagatggaaaTTGACAAAATCCTGTTTGAAATTACAGCTG GGGCCTTGGGTAAAGCACCGAGTAAAGTCACAGATGCTCTTCCAGAGCCGGAGCCCATGGGAGCGGCGGCTGCtgatgatgaagaagaagaCATTGAAGCAATGCAGTCACGACTGGCTACGCTGCGTAGCTAA